One Cryptosporangium aurantiacum DNA window includes the following coding sequences:
- a CDS encoding LacI family DNA-binding transcriptional regulator, whose protein sequence is MASGVRSGWGPRPTLDAVAELAGVSRATVSRVVNQSSKVGPEVRARVEDAIRTLGYVPNPVARSLVTRRTDAVALVVGEPSNMVMTDPWLSRLILATSRELGDAGRQAVLLLTGGVADDHDRISRYLAGGHVDGAIVLSVHRTDPLGPALRDLPVPVMFGGRPWVDDLGSAGSIDVDQRDGARRAVEHLVGLGRRRIATITGSLDQRAAVERLDGYRGVLEEYRDTLGEPDPDLIAHGDFTRGGGERAMTELLERTPDLDAVFAASDLTAAGALAVLRRAGRRVPEDVAVIGFDDLEEVAAWTEPPLTTVHQPVSAFGRRLVEALLTMLTGGEPVREVLPVHLVRRASA, encoded by the coding sequence GTGGCGAGCGGGGTCCGGTCGGGCTGGGGCCCGCGTCCGACGCTGGATGCGGTGGCCGAACTCGCGGGTGTCTCGCGGGCAACGGTGTCCCGGGTGGTGAACCAGTCCTCGAAAGTGGGCCCCGAGGTGCGGGCACGCGTCGAGGATGCGATCCGCACGCTCGGGTACGTGCCGAACCCGGTGGCCCGTAGCCTGGTCACTCGCCGTACCGACGCGGTCGCGCTGGTCGTCGGCGAGCCCTCGAACATGGTGATGACCGACCCGTGGCTCTCCCGGTTGATCCTCGCCACCAGCCGTGAACTCGGCGACGCGGGGCGTCAGGCCGTGCTGCTGTTGACCGGCGGCGTCGCCGACGACCACGACCGGATCTCGCGGTACCTCGCGGGCGGGCACGTCGACGGGGCGATCGTGCTGTCCGTGCACCGCACCGACCCGCTCGGACCCGCGCTCCGGGACCTTCCGGTGCCGGTGATGTTCGGCGGGCGGCCGTGGGTCGACGACCTCGGCTCCGCCGGCTCGATCGACGTCGACCAGCGTGATGGCGCGCGACGTGCGGTCGAGCACCTCGTCGGTCTCGGACGTCGTCGGATCGCGACGATCACCGGGTCGCTCGACCAGCGGGCGGCCGTCGAGCGGCTGGACGGGTATCGCGGTGTGCTCGAGGAGTACCGGGACACGCTCGGCGAACCGGACCCCGACCTGATCGCGCACGGTGACTTCACCCGCGGCGGCGGCGAGCGGGCGATGACCGAGCTGCTCGAACGGACGCCGGACTTGGACGCGGTGTTCGCGGCGAGCGACCTGACCGCGGCCGGGGCGCTCGCCGTCCTGCGGCGTGCGGGCCGGCGGGTGCCCGAGGACGTGGCGGTGATCGGGTTCGACGACCTCGAGGAGGTCGCCGCCTGGACCGAGCCGCCGCTGACCACCGTGCACCAGCCGGTGAGCGCGTTCGGGCGGCGGTTGGTCGAGGCGCTGCTCACGATGCTGACGGGTGGCGAGCCGGTGCGCGAGGTGCTCCCGGTTCACCTGGTGCGCCGCGCGTCGGCGTAG
- a CDS encoding MBL fold metallo-hydrolase gives MSTSPHDHTSIDAALIEDLGGGLYAYIQPDGSWFINNTGFLVGRDGVTLVDACATERRTRAFRDSVASVTDQPMRVLVNTHSHPDHTVGNALFREAAIVAHEETRTEVLRGLPLVQAVWEPFDLGTLPTAAPFLTYRERVTLWVDDLRCEVRHVGMPAHTTNDSIVWVPERSVLYAGDLVFNGGTPFLMSGSVAGSIRVLSEVIAPLQPTTIVPGHGPVCGPEVIGTVLEYLEFVQDTARAAKDAGLSPLDAARETDLGRYAELTDSERIVGNLHRAYAELDGLPLGAPLDIPRILGDMVTFNGGKPLTCYA, from the coding sequence GTGAGCACATCACCGCACGACCACACCTCGATCGACGCCGCGCTGATCGAGGATCTCGGCGGCGGCCTCTACGCCTACATCCAGCCGGACGGCAGCTGGTTCATCAACAACACGGGCTTCCTCGTCGGCCGCGACGGCGTCACGCTGGTGGATGCCTGCGCCACCGAGCGGCGTACCCGTGCGTTTCGGGACTCGGTCGCCTCGGTGACCGATCAACCGATGCGCGTACTGGTGAACACTCACAGCCACCCTGACCATACGGTCGGCAACGCGCTGTTTCGCGAAGCGGCGATCGTCGCGCACGAGGAGACCCGGACGGAGGTGCTGCGCGGCCTGCCCCTGGTCCAGGCCGTCTGGGAGCCGTTCGATCTTGGCACGCTCCCGACCGCGGCACCGTTCCTCACCTACCGCGAGCGCGTGACGCTCTGGGTCGACGACCTACGGTGCGAGGTGCGGCACGTCGGGATGCCGGCACACACCACGAACGACTCGATCGTCTGGGTCCCGGAGCGGTCCGTGCTGTACGCCGGTGACCTGGTGTTCAACGGCGGCACGCCGTTCCTGATGTCGGGCTCGGTGGCCGGGTCGATTCGGGTGCTGTCCGAGGTCATCGCGCCGCTCCAACCCACGACGATCGTCCCGGGGCACGGGCCGGTGTGCGGTCCGGAGGTGATCGGCACGGTCCTGGAGTACCTGGAGTTCGTGCAGGACACCGCCCGCGCGGCGAAGGATGCGGGTCTGTCACCGCTGGACGCCGCCCGGGAGACCGATCTGGGCCGGTACGCGGAGTTGACCGACAGCGAGCGCATCGTCGGCAACCTGCATCGTGCCTACGCCGAGCTCGACGGCCTCCCGCTCGGCGCTCCGCTCGACATTCCCCGGATTCTCGGTGACATGGTGACGTTCAACGGCGGCAAGCCGCTCACCTGTTACGCCTGA